Proteins encoded together in one Penaeus vannamei isolate JL-2024 chromosome 11, ASM4276789v1, whole genome shotgun sequence window:
- the LOC138863239 gene encoding Krueppel-like factor 16, translating into MTQANNLLASHCVARYLCCKALLCPPSDFSRNQEPRALAAFGAPSRQANASGTDGLPSRTAFAQLPGSSRPAAGHGYSSARANAGDLDSLLVNFGGGGGAQGGAFEGPAAAAPSSSSSASFAAAGAPQAQCVCPWCQRVFSKSSNLKRHMLTHTGEKPHACPLCPYRAVQKVQVIQHIRSKHSMDKDLSSSLLEKPADN; encoded by the exons ATGACACAAGCAAATAATCTTTTAGCTTCGCACTGCGTGGCAAGATATTTATGTTGTAAG GCCCTCCTCTGCCCACCCAGTGATTTCAGCAGGAACCAGGAACCGCGCGCGCTCGCCGCCTTCGGCGCTCCGTCCCGCCAGGCCAACGCGTCGGGGACCGACGGGCTCCCGAGCAGAACCGCCTTCGCCCAGCTGCCGGGGAGCTCCCGACCGGCAGCCGGCCACGGGTATTCGAGCGCGAGAGCCAATGCTGGAGACTTGGACTCTCTCTTGGTCAacttcggcggcggcggcggcgcgcagGGGGGCGCCTTCGAgggccccgccgccgccgcgccctcctcgtcctcttcggcCTCCTTCGCCGCCGCGGGCGCGCCCCAGGCCCAGTGCGTGTGCCCCTGGTGCCAGCGGGTGTTCTCGAAGAGCAGCAACCTCAAGCGGCACATGCTGACCCACACGGGCGAGAAGCCGCACGCGTGCCCGCTGTGCCCGTACCGCGCCGTCCAGAAGGTCCAGGTGATCCAGCACATCCGGAGCAAGCACAGCATGGACAAGGACCTGTCGAGCTCCCTCCTGGAAAAGCCAGCGGACAACTGA